A single region of the Streptomyces sp. NBC_00425 genome encodes:
- the mug gene encoding G/U mismatch-specific DNA glycosylase, protein MTRFTQAELEAARDRLVPDVVADGLRVLFCGINPGLMTAATGHHFARPGNRFWPVLHLSGFTPRLLKPAEQEELLALGLGITNVVARATARADELTAQEYRDGGRLLAEKVARREPRWLAVVGVTAYRAAFDDRRAVVGPQERRIGDTRVWVLPNPSGLNAHWTAATMAEEFARLRLAADED, encoded by the coding sequence CTGACGCGCTTCACCCAGGCCGAGCTGGAGGCCGCCCGCGACCGTCTCGTACCGGACGTCGTCGCGGACGGTCTCCGCGTGCTGTTCTGCGGTATCAATCCGGGCCTGATGACGGCGGCCACCGGCCACCACTTCGCCCGCCCGGGCAACCGCTTCTGGCCGGTGCTGCACCTGTCCGGCTTCACTCCGCGGCTGCTGAAGCCCGCTGAGCAGGAGGAGCTGCTCGCCCTCGGACTGGGCATCACCAACGTGGTGGCGCGCGCGACCGCACGGGCCGACGAGCTCACGGCACAGGAGTACCGGGACGGCGGGCGGCTGCTCGCGGAAAAGGTGGCACGGCGGGAACCCCGGTGGCTGGCCGTGGTGGGCGTGACCGCGTACCGGGCGGCGTTCGACGACCGCAGGGCCGTAGTGGGCCCGCAGGAGCGGCGCATCGGCGACACCCGTGTGTGGGTGCTGCCCAACCCCAGCGGGCTGAACGCGCATTGGACGGCCGCGACGATGGCCGAGGAGTTCGCGCGGCTGCGGCTGGCGGCG
- the purB gene encoding adenylosuccinate lyase has protein sequence MTSAAAAKPRIPNVLAGRYASAELATLWSPEHKVRLERQLWLAVLKAQKDLGIEVPDTAITDYERVLDTVDLASIAEREKVTRHDVKARIEEFNDLAGHEQVHKGMTSRDLTENVEQLQIRLSLELVRDRAVAVLARLGKLAGEYGELVVAGRSHNVAAQATTLGKRFATAADELLVAYGRVEELLERYPLRGIKGPVGTAQDMLDLLGGDAAKLAELEDRIAGHLGFSQAFTSVGQVYPRSLDYEVVTALVQLAAAPSSLAKTIRLMAGHELVTEGFKPGQVGSSAMPHKMNTRSCERVNGLMVILRGYASMTGELAGDQWNEGDVSCSVVRRVALPDAFFALDGLLETFLTVLDEFGAFPAVVARELDRYLPFLATTKVLMGAVRGGVGREVAHEAIKENAVASALAMREQGTERNELLDKLAADERLPLDRAQLDALMADKLSFTGAAAAQVATIVGRVEEIVKQRPEAAGYTPGAIL, from the coding sequence GTGACTTCCGCTGCCGCCGCCAAGCCCCGCATCCCCAACGTCCTCGCCGGACGCTACGCCTCCGCCGAGCTCGCCACGCTCTGGTCGCCCGAGCACAAGGTGAGGCTGGAGCGTCAGCTCTGGCTCGCCGTGCTGAAGGCCCAGAAGGACCTCGGGATCGAGGTGCCGGACACGGCGATCACCGACTACGAGCGTGTCCTCGACACCGTCGACCTCGCCTCGATCGCCGAACGCGAGAAGGTCACGCGCCACGACGTGAAGGCCCGCATCGAGGAGTTCAACGACCTCGCCGGGCACGAGCAGGTCCACAAGGGCATGACGTCCCGCGACCTCACGGAGAACGTCGAGCAGCTGCAGATCCGCCTGTCGCTGGAGCTGGTCCGCGACCGCGCCGTGGCCGTCCTCGCGAGGCTGGGCAAGCTGGCCGGCGAGTACGGCGAGCTGGTCGTCGCCGGCCGCTCCCACAACGTGGCCGCGCAGGCCACCACCCTCGGCAAACGGTTCGCGACCGCCGCCGACGAGCTGCTCGTGGCCTACGGCCGGGTCGAGGAGCTGCTGGAGCGCTACCCGCTGCGCGGCATCAAGGGCCCGGTCGGCACCGCGCAGGACATGCTGGACCTGCTGGGCGGCGACGCCGCGAAGCTGGCCGAGCTGGAGGACCGGATCGCCGGTCACCTGGGCTTCTCGCAGGCCTTCACCTCCGTCGGCCAGGTCTACCCGCGCTCGCTGGACTACGAGGTCGTGACGGCGCTGGTGCAGCTCGCGGCGGCTCCCTCCTCGCTGGCGAAGACGATCCGGCTGATGGCCGGACACGAGCTGGTGACCGAGGGCTTCAAGCCCGGCCAGGTCGGCTCCTCCGCCATGCCGCACAAGATGAACACCCGCTCCTGCGAGCGCGTCAACGGCCTGATGGTCATCCTGCGCGGCTACGCGTCGATGACCGGCGAGCTGGCGGGCGACCAGTGGAACGAGGGCGACGTGTCCTGCTCGGTGGTGCGCCGCGTCGCGCTTCCGGACGCGTTCTTCGCGCTGGACGGCCTGCTGGAGACCTTCCTGACGGTGCTCGACGAGTTCGGCGCGTTCCCGGCCGTCGTCGCGCGGGAGCTCGACCGCTACCTGCCGTTCCTCGCCACCACGAAGGTGCTGATGGGCGCCGTGCGCGGGGGTGTCGGCCGTGAGGTGGCGCACGAGGCGATCAAGGAGAACGCGGTGGCCTCGGCGCTGGCGATGCGGGAGCAGGGCACCGAGCGCAACGAGCTGCTGGACAAGCTGGCCGCCGACGAGCGCCTGCCGCTGGACCGCGCCCAGCTGGACGCGCTCATGGCCGACAAGCTGTCGTTCACGGGCGCGGCGGCAGCCCAGGTGGCCACGATCGTGGGCCGTGTCGAGGAGATCGTGAAGCAGCGCCCGGAGGCGGCCGGATACACGCCCGGAGCGATCCTCTGA
- a CDS encoding SGNH/GDSL hydrolase family protein: MQTNTIPPYSSLVALGDSFTEGMSDLLPDGSYRGWADLLAARMAVRTPGFRYANLAVRGKLIGQIVEEQVPVAAAMGADVITLVGGLNDTLRPKCDMVRVKDLLTEAVERLAPACKQLVLMRSPGRQGPVLERFRPRMEELFVCVEELAERHGALVADLYGAPSLSDPRMWDVDRLHLTPEGHRRVAEAVWQTLGHEAEDADWHRPMPATLPPGWAARRVADARFARQYLLPWIGRRLTGRSSGDGLPPKRPDLAPYESQA, from the coding sequence ATGCAGACGAACACCATTCCCCCGTACTCCAGCCTGGTCGCCCTCGGCGACTCCTTCACCGAGGGCATGTCGGACCTGCTGCCCGACGGCTCCTACCGAGGCTGGGCCGACCTCCTCGCCGCGCGGATGGCCGTCCGCACCCCCGGCTTCCGGTACGCCAACCTCGCGGTGCGGGGCAAGCTGATCGGGCAGATCGTCGAGGAGCAGGTGCCGGTGGCCGCCGCGATGGGCGCCGACGTGATCACCCTGGTCGGCGGCCTCAACGACACCCTGCGCCCCAAGTGCGACATGGTCCGGGTGAAGGACCTGCTGACCGAGGCGGTGGAGCGGCTGGCCCCGGCCTGCAAGCAGCTCGTGCTGATGCGCAGCCCGGGGCGGCAGGGGCCCGTCCTCGAGCGGTTCCGGCCGCGTATGGAGGAGCTGTTCGTGTGCGTCGAGGAGCTTGCGGAGCGGCACGGCGCGCTCGTCGCCGACCTGTACGGCGCTCCTTCGCTCAGCGACCCCCGCATGTGGGACGTCGACCGGCTGCACCTGACGCCGGAGGGCCACCGCCGGGTCGCCGAGGCGGTCTGGCAGACCCTCGGACACGAGGCCGAGGACGCCGACTGGCATCGGCCGATGCCGGCCACCCTGCCCCCGGGCTGGGCCGCCCGGCGAGTCGCGGACGCACGGTTCGCCCGGCAGTACCTGCTGCCGTGGATAGGCCGCCGGCTGACGGGCCGGTCCTCCGGGGACGGCCTGCCGCCCAAGCGTCCCGACCTCGCGCCGTACGAGAGCCAGGCGTAG
- a CDS encoding hemolysin family protein, with protein sequence MTAVQLLIGLATLVVNAFFVGAEFALISVRRSQIEPYAEQGDRRGRSVLWGLEHVSALMAAAQLGITLCTLILGVVAEPAIAHLLEPVFHAVGVPEGAGHAVSFVIALTAATYLHMLLGEMVPKNIALAEPVRSALLLGPPLVTLARALRPVIFAINAFANGLLKLLRIETKNEVTATFSDAELAQIVRDAGEAGLIDDRAQERLHDALELGRRPVRDVVLPLERVVYARVGVTPEGLEELAAESGFSRFPVVDEGRRIVGYLHVKDALDASPRDQAFRLRDMRAIARVRETTPLDDVLTAMRGSRTHLAAVLGSDGRLAGLVTMEDVLQELFGQRT encoded by the coding sequence GTGACCGCCGTCCAGTTGCTCATCGGGCTGGCGACCCTCGTCGTCAACGCGTTCTTCGTCGGCGCCGAGTTCGCGCTGATCTCGGTCCGCCGTTCCCAGATCGAGCCGTACGCCGAACAGGGCGACCGGCGCGGGCGCAGCGTGCTGTGGGGGCTGGAGCACGTGTCCGCGCTGATGGCCGCGGCACAGCTCGGCATCACGCTGTGCACGCTGATCCTCGGCGTGGTCGCCGAGCCGGCCATCGCGCATCTGCTGGAGCCGGTGTTCCACGCTGTCGGCGTGCCCGAGGGCGCCGGACACGCGGTGTCCTTCGTGATCGCGCTGACGGCCGCCACCTATCTGCACATGCTGCTCGGCGAGATGGTGCCGAAGAACATCGCGCTCGCCGAGCCGGTGCGCAGCGCCCTGCTGCTGGGCCCGCCGCTGGTCACCCTCGCCCGGGCGCTGCGGCCGGTCATCTTCGCGATCAACGCCTTCGCGAACGGTCTGCTGAAGCTGCTGCGGATCGAGACGAAGAACGAGGTCACCGCGACCTTCTCGGACGCGGAGCTGGCGCAGATCGTCCGGGACGCCGGCGAGGCGGGCCTCATCGACGACCGCGCCCAGGAGCGCCTGCACGACGCCCTGGAACTGGGCCGCCGCCCGGTGCGCGACGTCGTCCTGCCGCTGGAACGCGTCGTCTACGCGCGCGTGGGCGTCACTCCGGAAGGACTGGAGGAGCTGGCGGCGGAGTCCGGGTTCTCCCGTTTCCCGGTGGTGGACGAGGGACGCCGGATCGTCGGCTACCTCCATGTGAAGGACGCGCTGGACGCCTCGCCGCGGGACCAGGCGTTCCGGCTGCGGGACATGCGGGCCATCGCACGGGTGCGGGAGACGACCCCGCTGGACGACGTCCTCACCGCGATGCGGGGCAGCCGGACGCATCTGGCGGCCGTGCTCGGCTCCGACGGCAGGCTGGCCGGCCTGGTCACCATGGAGGACGTGCTCCAGGAGCTGTTCGGACAGCGGACGTAG
- a CDS encoding hemolysin family protein — protein MTEVLLLLVAILLSFACGAFVAAEFSLTTVERSELERAVERGERGAAGALKAVRNLTFQLSGAQLGITVTNLVVGMLSEPSIAKLIAGPLESLGLSGSTSSSVALVLGTALSTVFLMVVGELVPKNWAISSPLAVAKSVGNAQRWFSAAFRPFISHLNETANRIVRRFGVEPTEELVAARGPQELAALARHSAREGALEADTAELFVRTLNLADLMAENVMTPRVQVVALDATATCEDVANATRATGLSRFPVYRGNLDAVVGTAHIKDALAVPAGRRARVPVAEIMRDPLLVPESLTVDRLLDRLSGKRTMAVVIDEYGGTAGVATLEDIVEEVVGEVRDEHDPHETSELALAGTDDDGRTLYSADGAARTDQLARVGLHAPEGPYETLAGLVATELGRIPAVGDTVEIAGWRMDVVDASGRRAARVLLHAPLADTHVEGTGQ, from the coding sequence ATGACCGAAGTGCTGCTGCTCCTGGTGGCGATCCTGCTGTCGTTCGCGTGCGGCGCGTTCGTAGCCGCCGAGTTCTCGTTGACCACGGTCGAGCGCAGCGAGCTGGAGCGGGCGGTGGAGCGCGGCGAACGCGGCGCGGCCGGTGCGCTCAAGGCGGTGCGCAACCTCACCTTCCAGCTCTCCGGCGCCCAGCTCGGCATCACCGTCACCAACCTGGTGGTCGGCATGCTGTCCGAGCCGTCGATCGCCAAGCTGATCGCAGGGCCACTGGAATCGCTCGGTCTGTCCGGCTCCACGTCCAGCTCCGTCGCGTTGGTGCTGGGCACGGCCCTGTCGACCGTGTTCCTGATGGTCGTCGGCGAGCTCGTGCCGAAGAACTGGGCGATCTCCTCCCCGCTCGCGGTGGCCAAGAGCGTGGGCAACGCGCAGCGCTGGTTCAGCGCCGCCTTCCGGCCCTTCATCAGCCATCTCAACGAGACCGCGAACCGCATCGTGCGCCGCTTCGGCGTGGAGCCCACCGAGGAGCTCGTCGCCGCCCGAGGTCCCCAGGAGCTCGCGGCCCTGGCCCGGCACTCCGCGCGGGAGGGCGCCCTGGAGGCGGACACCGCGGAGCTGTTCGTGCGCACGCTGAACCTGGCCGACCTCATGGCGGAGAACGTGATGACCCCGCGCGTGCAGGTCGTCGCCCTGGACGCGACGGCGACCTGCGAGGACGTGGCCAACGCGACCCGGGCGACGGGCCTGTCCCGCTTCCCCGTCTACCGCGGGAACCTCGACGCGGTGGTGGGGACCGCGCACATCAAGGACGCGTTGGCGGTGCCCGCCGGGCGACGCGCGCGCGTGCCCGTCGCCGAGATCATGCGCGACCCCCTCCTCGTCCCCGAGTCGCTCACCGTGGACCGGCTGCTGGACCGGCTGTCCGGCAAGCGGACGATGGCCGTCGTCATCGACGAGTACGGCGGGACCGCGGGCGTGGCGACGCTGGAGGACATCGTCGAGGAGGTCGTCGGCGAGGTCCGCGACGAACACGACCCGCACGAGACGTCCGAACTGGCGCTCGCGGGCACCGACGACGACGGCCGCACCCTGTACTCGGCCGACGGCGCCGCCCGCACCGACCAGCTCGCGCGCGTCGGCCTGCACGCGCCCGAGGGACCGTACGAGACGCTGGCCGGGCTGGTGGCCACCGAGCTGGGCCGGATACCGGCCGTCGGCGACACCGTCGAGATCGCCGGCTGGCGGATGGACGTGGTGGACGCCTCCGGCCGCCGGGCCGCGCGCGTGCTGCTGCACGCCCCGCTCGCCGACACCCACGTGGAAGGGACCGGGCAGTGA
- a CDS encoding GNAT family N-acetyltransferase gives MSDLRIRAATPEDLDAVLAFWKAAAEGTSISDDRGGVERLIARDPEALILAEQSVEGAGQGSERGGAQGVELVGTVIAGFDGWRCHLYRLAVHPERRRQGVGTALLAAAEERFVRLGGRRGDAMVLTRNETAHHAWRAAGYAPEEKWRRWVKPLAG, from the coding sequence ATGTCTGATCTGCGTATACGGGCGGCGACGCCCGAGGACCTGGATGCCGTGCTGGCCTTCTGGAAGGCCGCCGCCGAGGGCACGAGCATCAGCGACGACCGCGGCGGGGTGGAGCGGCTGATCGCCCGCGATCCCGAGGCGCTGATCCTCGCCGAGCAGAGCGTCGAGGGGGCCGGGCAAGGCTCGGAACGGGGCGGCGCGCAGGGCGTCGAGCTCGTCGGCACGGTGATCGCGGGATTCGACGGGTGGCGGTGTCATCTGTACCGGCTGGCGGTGCATCCGGAGCGCCGCCGTCAGGGCGTCGGCACGGCGCTGCTCGCCGCCGCGGAGGAGCGGTTCGTGCGGCTCGGCGGGCGGCGCGGGGACGCGATGGTGCTCACCCGCAACGAGACGGCGCATCATGCCTGGCGCGCCGCGGGGTACGCGCCCGAGGAGAAGTGGCGGCGCTGGGTCAAGCCGCTCGCCGGCTGA
- a CDS encoding ABC transporter permease: MLKATLRSFLAHKGRLLLSALAVVLSVAFVAGSLIFSDTVTRTFDRLFASTSADVTVEPADDLNSSVPTGAVQTLPGALAGRLARVEGVASAHADVSVQNITVVDADNESVGPTTGAPTVATDWYVTDRSPVKLTSGHAPRGAGEAMLDADTADKKHVRIGDTLTVMAQPGSFKVKVVGIATFTTTNPGAALVYLDPGTAAAQLLGSADKATGISVDAAPGVSDAVLERRVVAALGDGRYEVQTAEERAESSAASLGGFLDVIKYVMLGFAGIAVLVGVFLIVNTFSMLIAQRTRELGLLRALGADRRQVRRSVLTEAVLLGLVGSTLGLAAGIGLAAGLIKLMGTFGMNLKTTEMVVGWATPVSAYVVGVGVTFVAAYLPARRAAGVSPMAALADADIAGVGRPLKTRAVVGTVVGALGVAALAGCAASSTTSSAASLLGLGVVLTLVATVIAGPLLVRPVIRVLGGAFPALFGSVGRMSQRNALRNPRRTGATAAALMVGLALVGGMSVASASMSKSFDQQIDKTLGADFVVQNANFTPFPQEVTDAVRDTEGVGLVVRQRFAPLAVRLPDGKRVETTAAGYDDRVDDVAHIPYAEGNTAAALADGALGMDVDFAKEHGVRLGSVLPVEFPGGRTTSLKVGALTDQETGDGFGMQGGLFLGIAAVEKYVPGGQDSALYVNAGSGTSGEQLRPRLEKTLDAYPQVQARDQADYKKLVHDQIAVLLYLVYALLGLAIVIAVLGVVNTLALSVVERTREIGLLRAIGLGRRQLRRMIRLESVVIAVFGAVLGLALGLVWGVCIQQVLALQGMKAFAVPWGTIVAVVVGSAVVGVVAAMLPALRASRMNVLAAIAHE, from the coding sequence GTGCTGAAGGCGACCCTCAGAAGTTTCCTGGCGCACAAGGGGCGGCTGCTGCTGTCCGCGCTCGCCGTCGTCCTGTCGGTGGCGTTCGTGGCCGGCAGCCTGATCTTCTCCGACACGGTGACGCGCACCTTCGACCGGCTCTTCGCGTCCACGTCGGCGGACGTGACGGTGGAACCCGCCGACGACCTGAACTCCTCCGTGCCGACCGGCGCGGTCCAGACCCTCCCCGGGGCTCTCGCCGGCCGGCTGGCCCGGGTCGAGGGGGTCGCGTCCGCGCATGCGGACGTGAGCGTCCAGAACATCACCGTCGTCGACGCCGACAACGAGTCGGTCGGGCCGACCACCGGCGCGCCCACCGTCGCCACCGACTGGTACGTCACCGACCGCAGCCCGGTGAAGCTGACCTCCGGCCACGCCCCGCGCGGCGCCGGCGAGGCCATGCTCGACGCCGACACCGCCGACAAGAAGCACGTGCGGATCGGCGACACCCTGACGGTGATGGCCCAGCCGGGCTCGTTCAAGGTGAAGGTCGTCGGCATCGCCACCTTCACCACCACCAACCCCGGCGCGGCCCTGGTCTACCTCGACCCCGGCACCGCCGCCGCCCAGCTCCTCGGATCGGCGGACAAGGCGACCGGCATCTCCGTCGACGCGGCGCCGGGGGTGAGCGACGCGGTGCTCGAACGGCGTGTCGTCGCCGCGCTCGGCGACGGGCGGTACGAGGTGCAGACCGCCGAGGAACGGGCCGAGTCGTCGGCCGCGTCGCTGGGCGGGTTCCTCGACGTCATCAAGTACGTGATGCTCGGCTTCGCCGGGATCGCCGTCCTGGTCGGCGTGTTCCTCATCGTCAACACGTTCTCGATGCTGATCGCCCAGCGCACCCGTGAGCTGGGCCTGCTGCGCGCCCTGGGCGCCGACCGCCGCCAGGTACGGCGTTCGGTGCTCACCGAGGCGGTGCTGCTCGGGCTGGTCGGCTCCACGCTCGGACTGGCAGCCGGCATCGGCCTCGCGGCCGGGCTGATCAAGCTCATGGGCACGTTCGGCATGAACCTCAAGACCACCGAGATGGTCGTCGGCTGGGCGACTCCGGTGTCGGCGTACGTCGTGGGCGTCGGCGTCACCTTCGTCGCCGCGTACCTTCCGGCCCGCCGTGCGGCCGGCGTCTCCCCGATGGCGGCCCTCGCGGACGCGGACATCGCGGGGGTGGGCCGCCCGCTGAAGACGCGCGCCGTGGTCGGCACGGTCGTCGGTGCGCTGGGCGTGGCCGCGCTCGCCGGCTGCGCGGCCTCGTCGACGACGTCGTCCGCGGCGTCCCTGCTGGGCCTGGGCGTCGTCCTCACCCTGGTCGCCACCGTCATCGCGGGCCCGCTCCTGGTCCGTCCGGTGATCCGGGTCCTCGGCGGCGCCTTCCCCGCGCTGTTCGGCTCCGTCGGCCGCATGAGCCAGCGCAACGCGCTGCGCAACCCGCGCCGCACCGGAGCCACCGCCGCCGCGCTGATGGTGGGCCTCGCACTGGTGGGCGGCATGTCCGTGGCGAGCGCCTCGATGTCCAAGTCCTTCGACCAGCAGATCGACAAGACGCTCGGCGCCGACTTCGTCGTCCAGAACGCCAACTTCACGCCGTTCCCCCAGGAGGTCACGGACGCGGTGCGCGACACCGAGGGCGTCGGCCTCGTGGTGCGGCAGCGGTTCGCCCCGCTCGCCGTGCGGCTGCCCGACGGCAAGCGCGTCGAGACGACCGCCGCCGGCTACGACGACCGGGTCGACGACGTGGCGCACATCCCCTACGCCGAGGGGAACACGGCGGCCGCGCTGGCTGACGGCGCACTCGGCATGGACGTCGACTTCGCGAAGGAGCACGGCGTGCGGCTCGGCAGCGTGCTGCCTGTGGAGTTCCCCGGCGGCCGGACGACGTCGCTGAAGGTCGGCGCGCTCACCGACCAGGAGACGGGTGACGGCTTCGGCATGCAGGGCGGGCTGTTCCTCGGCATCGCCGCCGTCGAGAAGTACGTGCCCGGCGGGCAGGACTCCGCCCTGTACGTGAACGCCGGCTCCGGCACGAGCGGCGAGCAGCTGCGCCCCCGGCTGGAGAAGACGCTGGACGCGTACCCGCAGGTCCAGGCCCGCGACCAGGCCGACTACAAGAAGCTGGTGCACGACCAGATCGCGGTGCTGCTGTACCTGGTCTACGCGCTGCTCGGGCTGGCGATCGTCATCGCGGTGCTCGGCGTGGTCAACACTCTGGCGCTGTCGGTGGTGGAGCGGACCCGGGAGATCGGGCTGCTGCGCGCCATCGGGCTGGGCCGGCGGCAGCTGCGCCGGATGATCCGGCTGGAGTCGGTGGTGATCGCGGTGTTCGGCGCGGTGCTGGGGCTCGCGCTCGGACTGGTCTGGGGCGTCTGCATCCAGCAGGTGCTGGCGTTGCAGGGGATGAAGGCCTTCGCCGTTCCGTGGGGCACGATCGTCGCGGTGGTCGTCGGCTCGGCGGTCGTCGGCGTCGTGGCGGCGATGCTGCCGGCCCTGCGGGCGTCCCGGATGAACGTGCTGGCGGCGATCGCGCACGAGTGA
- a CDS encoding ABC transporter ATP-binding protein — MSTPAAQHAPGPASADGVAARARGLTKAYGSGETAVIALDSVDVDIASGRFTAVMGPSGSGKSTLMHCLAGLDTVSAGQVWLGGTEITGLKERELTRLRRDRIGFMFQSFNLIPTLNAVENITLPMDIAGHKPDQKWLDQVIDTLGLRNRLKHRPAQLSGGQQQRVACARALASRPELIFADEPTGNLDSRAGLEVLAFLRQAVDDLGQTVVMVTHDPGAAAHSDLVLFLADGRLVDRMEQPSAEAVLERMKRFDVGRAPRAGGPLDGTADDPPEGRTDGLPDSAPEED; from the coding sequence TTGTCCACCCCTGCTGCGCAGCACGCCCCCGGTCCGGCCTCGGCCGACGGGGTCGCGGCCCGCGCCCGAGGTCTGACCAAGGCGTACGGCTCCGGCGAGACGGCGGTGATCGCCCTCGACTCGGTCGACGTGGACATCGCGAGCGGCCGCTTCACCGCCGTGATGGGACCGTCCGGCTCCGGGAAGTCCACCCTCATGCACTGTCTGGCCGGCCTCGACACCGTCTCGGCCGGCCAGGTGTGGCTCGGCGGGACCGAGATCACCGGGCTGAAGGAACGGGAGCTCACCCGGCTCAGGCGGGACCGGATCGGGTTCATGTTCCAGTCGTTCAACCTGATCCCGACGCTGAACGCGGTCGAGAACATCACCCTGCCCATGGACATCGCGGGCCACAAGCCCGACCAGAAGTGGCTGGACCAGGTGATCGACACGCTCGGCCTGCGGAACCGGCTCAAGCACCGGCCCGCCCAGCTCTCCGGCGGACAGCAGCAGCGGGTGGCCTGCGCCCGGGCGCTCGCCTCCCGTCCCGAGCTGATCTTCGCGGACGAGCCCACCGGCAACCTCGACTCCCGGGCCGGGCTGGAGGTCCTCGCGTTCCTGCGGCAGGCCGTCGACGACCTCGGCCAGACAGTCGTCATGGTGACCCACGACCCGGGCGCCGCCGCCCACTCCGACCTGGTGCTCTTCCTCGCGGACGGCCGGCTGGTCGACCGGATGGAACAGCCCTCGGCGGAAGCCGTGCTGGAACGCATGAAGCGCTTCGACGTGGGCCGCGCCCCACGGGCCGGCGGCCCCCTCGACGGCACCGCGGACGATCCACCCGAGGGCAGGACCGACGGCCTGCCCGACAGCGCCCCCGAGGAGGACTGA
- a CDS encoding class I SAM-dependent methyltransferase, translating into MPIRSTGSGKVSGDPVHHPLFARWYPAVSSAAETRGGLAAVRERLLAGLSGRVVEIGAGNGLNFAHYPRTVAEVVAIEPERRMRTLALEEALRAGTPVDVVPGAAEALPVKSEAFDAAVLSLVLCSVRDVPRALAELRRVLRPGGEVRFLEHGPGGGQVMRFTQHALDRTVWPHLAGGCHLTRDTVGALREAGFELGPYRRVRLPENGTPLPFSYCVTGTAWRPGAPG; encoded by the coding sequence ATGCCGATACGGTCCACGGGTTCCGGCAAGGTGTCCGGTGACCCCGTCCACCACCCGCTGTTCGCCCGCTGGTATCCCGCGGTCAGCTCGGCCGCGGAGACCCGTGGCGGCCTGGCGGCGGTCCGTGAGCGGCTGCTGGCCGGGCTGTCCGGCCGGGTCGTCGAGATCGGCGCGGGCAACGGGCTGAACTTCGCCCACTATCCGCGCACCGTAGCCGAGGTCGTCGCGATCGAGCCGGAGCGCCGCATGCGGACGCTGGCGCTGGAGGAGGCGCTGCGCGCCGGCACGCCCGTCGACGTGGTCCCGGGGGCGGCGGAGGCGCTGCCGGTCAAGAGCGAGGCGTTCGACGCGGCGGTGCTGTCGCTGGTGCTGTGCAGCGTGCGGGACGTGCCGCGGGCCCTGGCCGAGCTGCGGCGGGTGCTGCGGCCCGGCGGCGAGGTGCGGTTCCTCGAGCACGGGCCGGGCGGCGGCCAGGTCATGCGGTTCACGCAGCACGCGCTGGACCGCACCGTGTGGCCGCACCTGGCCGGCGGCTGCCACCTCACCCGGGACACGGTCGGCGCGCTGCGGGAGGCCGGCTTCGAGCTGGGCCCCTACCGGCGGGTGCGGCTGCCGGAGAACGGGACCCCGCTGCCGTTCTCCTACTGTGTGACGGGGACCGCGTGGCGGCCCGGAGCACCCGGCTGA
- a CDS encoding esterase/lipase family protein, with product MQRRKRRIAAVLSAAATSLLLSLSLSAPTAHAATHDPIVFVHGISSSSSSWDDWVAFFKADGYTSAELDAWTYSWSQSNVTTAAQLATEIKNVRARTGASKVDVVVHSMGALSSRYYLKNLGGTAFVDDFVSVAGTNHGTSVASLCSWLYKSCAEMVTGSSFVTALNSGDETPGSVNYAAYWSNCDAAVDPDSSALLSGATNVGVGCISHDDMNNDHGVYAQVRAFVE from the coding sequence ATGCAGCGCCGCAAGCGTCGCATCGCCGCGGTCCTCTCGGCCGCGGCCACTTCGCTCCTTCTGTCACTGTCCCTCTCCGCCCCCACCGCCCACGCGGCGACCCACGACCCGATCGTCTTCGTGCACGGCATCAGCAGCTCGTCGAGCAGCTGGGACGACTGGGTCGCCTTCTTCAAGGCCGACGGCTACACGTCCGCCGAGCTCGACGCGTGGACGTACAGCTGGTCCCAGTCGAACGTCACCACGGCCGCGCAGCTGGCCACGGAGATCAAGAACGTGCGCGCGCGGACCGGCGCGAGCAAGGTCGACGTGGTCGTCCACTCCATGGGCGCGCTCAGCTCCCGCTACTACCTCAAGAACCTCGGCGGGACGGCCTTCGTGGACGACTTCGTCTCCGTCGCCGGCACCAACCACGGCACGTCGGTCGCCTCGCTGTGCAGCTGGCTGTACAAGTCCTGCGCCGAGATGGTCACCGGCAGCTCGTTCGTGACCGCCCTCAACTCCGGTGACGAGACGCCGGGCAGCGTCAACTACGCCGCCTACTGGTCGAACTGCGACGCGGCCGTGGACCCGGACTCCTCGGCGCTGCTGAGCGGGGCGACCAACGTGGGCGTCGGCTGCATCTCGCACGACGACATGAACAACGACCACGGTGTCTACGCACAGGTGCGCGCCTTCGTCGAGTGA